The Platichthys flesus chromosome 8, fPlaFle2.1, whole genome shotgun sequence genome has a window encoding:
- the LOC133958718 gene encoding endothelin receptor type B-like: MRALALLCLLMVAVVGASRFARDSQGGPEASETSKSNTSVPLPPPQPGRPRGSFPPMCIKPTEIKHAFKYVNTIVSCLIFVVGMIGNSALLRIIYKNKCMRNGPNVLIGSLALGDLLYIIIAIPINVFKLIAEDWPFGVYVCKLVPFIQKASVGITVLSLCALSIDRYHAVTSWSRVKGMGIPLWKAVQVTLIWLVAVALAVPEALAFDMLEIPYRGSKLRVCLLHPEQTNSFMKFYQDVKDWWLFGFYFIFPLACTGIFYTLMSCEMLGRKKGMRIALNDHMKQRREVAKTVFCLVLIFALCWLPLHLSRILKKTIYDQNDPNRCELLSFLLVMDYIGINMASLNSCINPIALYFVSQKFKNCFQSCLCCWCYRMSPLDERGSGGRWKGSGHGNGLDRSSSRSSQKYTSSS; the protein is encoded by the exons ATGAGGGCCCTCGCTCTGCTGTGTCTCCTGATGGTCGCGGTGGTCGGGGCCTCCAGGTTCGCCCGCGACTCCCAAGGCGGCCCTGAGGCTTCAGAAACCTCCAAGAGCAACACATCTGTCCCGCTGCCTCCACCACAGCCAGGCCGACCGCGGGGCTCCTTCCCCCCCATGTGCATAAAGCCCACAGAGATCAAACACGCGTTCAAGTACGTGAACACCATCGTGTCGTGCCTGATCTTTGTGGTGGGGATGATCGGCAACTCAGCGCTGCTAAGGATCATATATAAGAACAAGTGTATGAGGAACGGACCAAACGTCCTGATTGGCAGCCTGGCACTGGGGGACCTGCTTTATATTATCATCGCCATCCCTATCAATGTGTTTAAG ctgataGCGGAGGACTGGCCATTCGGTGTGTACGTCTGTAAACTTGTGCCGTTCATACAGAAAGCTTCTGTGGGAATCACTGTCCTCAGCCTGTGCGCTCTCAGCATTGACCG CTACCATGCAGTGACATCATGGAGCAGGGTGAAGGGGATGGGGATCCCTCTGTGGAAAGCCGTGCAGGTGACTCTGATCTGGCTGGTGGCCGTGGCGCTGGCCGTCCCCGAGGCGCTGGCGTTCGACATGTTGGAGATACCATACAGAGGCAGTAAGCTGCGAGTCTGCCTCCTGCACCCGGAACAAACCAATAGCTTCATGAAG TTCTACCAGGATGTGAAAGATTGGTGGCTGTTTGGCTTCTACTTCATCTTCCCCCTGGCCTGCACAGGGATCTTCTACACTCTTATGTCCTGTGAAATGCTCGGTCGTAAAAAAGGCATGCGCATCGCACTCAATGACCACATGAAGCAG CGGAGGGAAGTGGCGAAGACGGTCTTCTGCCTGGTTTTGATTTTTGCTCTCTGCTGGCTGCCCCTTCATCTCAGCCGTATTTTAAAGAAAACGATCTACGATCAAAACGACCCCAACCGCTGTGAACTGCTCAg CTTCCTGTTAGTGATGGATTACATCGGCATCAACATGGCCTCCCTAAACTCCTGCATTAACCCGATTGCCCTCTACTTTGTCAGCCAGAAGTTTAAAAACTGCTTCCAG TCTTGCCTGTGCTGCTGGTGCTACAGAATGTCTCCCCTGGACGAGCGAGGTTCGGGTGGACGCTGGAAGGGCTCCGGCCACGGGAATGGTCTAGACCGCTCCAGCTCCCGCTCCAGTCAGAAATACACAAgctcttcataa